Proteins encoded within one genomic window of Amycolatopsis nigrescens CSC17Ta-90:
- a CDS encoding WhiB family transcriptional regulator, with the protein MTHPDERDDWRHRAACRDEDPELFFPISAVGPGARQAAAAKAVCARCPVRAECLGYASDNGLDHGIFGGLTEEERRELTRFRAA; encoded by the coding sequence ATGACGCACCCCGATGAGAGAGACGACTGGCGGCACCGCGCCGCCTGCCGGGACGAGGACCCCGAACTGTTCTTCCCCATCTCCGCGGTCGGGCCGGGCGCCCGGCAGGCCGCGGCGGCCAAGGCCGTGTGCGCCCGGTGCCCGGTACGGGCCGAGTGCCTCGGCTACGCCTCGGACAACGGACTGGACCACGGCATCTTCGGCGGCCTCACCGAAGAGGAGCGTCGCGAGCTCACCCGCTTCCGAGCCGCCTGA
- a CDS encoding spermidine synthase — protein MRRGREPKGRATAGGGPVPGRHQVRFGTAELLRDLDRPNGWLLTVDEVAQSYVDLDDPAHLEFDYVRRIGDVIDCLPGPGEALDVLHIGGGACTLPRYVAATRPGSRQLVLDADGELIELVREQLDLRSVPSLKVRISDGRTGVASRRDGSADLVVLDAFERAAMPGGLATVECVTDIARVLRPSGTLIVNISDGQGLGFARRMVATVSAVFGELLMLADPGVLRGRRFGNLVLAASAVELPAAELTRRAASAAFPARCAGQAELRKFAGQAEPLTDAVPVVTPVPPEHAFGLPAKRDKRNQGK, from the coding sequence ATGCGGCGAGGACGGGAGCCGAAGGGGCGCGCGACGGCCGGTGGCGGGCCGGTGCCGGGCCGTCATCAGGTGCGCTTCGGCACCGCCGAGCTGCTTCGCGACCTCGACCGGCCGAACGGCTGGCTGCTCACCGTGGACGAGGTCGCGCAGTCCTATGTGGATCTCGACGACCCGGCCCATCTCGAATTCGACTACGTACGCCGGATCGGCGACGTGATCGACTGCCTGCCGGGGCCCGGCGAGGCACTGGACGTGCTGCACATCGGCGGCGGGGCGTGCACGCTGCCGCGCTACGTCGCCGCGACCCGGCCGGGTTCGCGCCAGCTCGTGCTGGACGCGGACGGTGAGCTCATCGAGCTGGTCCGGGAGCAGCTCGACCTGCGCAGCGTGCCCTCGCTGAAGGTGCGGATCTCGGACGGCAGGACCGGGGTGGCCAGCAGGCGCGACGGTTCCGCCGACCTGGTGGTGCTGGACGCCTTCGAACGCGCGGCCATGCCGGGTGGCCTGGCGACCGTCGAATGCGTCACCGACATCGCCAGGGTGCTGCGCCCGTCCGGCACCCTGATCGTCAACATCTCCGACGGCCAGGGGCTCGGGTTCGCGCGCCGGATGGTCGCGACCGTGTCCGCGGTGTTCGGCGAGCTGCTGATGCTGGCCGATCCCGGGGTGCTGCGCGGCCGCCGGTTCGGCAACCTCGTGCTGGCCGCCTCCGCGGTCGAGCTGCCGGCCGCCGAACTGACGAGAAGGGCCGCTTCGGCGGCCTTTCCGGCCCGCTGTGCCGGCCAGGCGGAACTGCGGAAGTTCGCCGGGCAGGCCGAACCCCTGACCGACGCCGTGCCGGTGGTCACCCCGGTGCCACCGGAACACGCCTTCGGCCTGCCCGCCAAACGCGACAAGCGGAACCAGGGCAAATAG
- a CDS encoding alpha/beta fold hydrolase encodes MSSHVTGPVRLGRTTLPGGRLLGWAEWGPAHGTPVLFCPGAATTRSLGFGPAAVDALGVRLIAVDRPGLGASTPLPGRTFADFAGDLSRFAELRGLGRPAMVGNSQGAPFALACAAEGVCSALAVVSGSDEIAAPGFADALPAELRELVGRSVSDPAGAQAVFAGFDAEALWRLVIDGSGDADLAVYREPRFETAYRRAMAEAFAQGSDGYARDTVLAMGRWPFDPAEITVGVDLWYGEQDTGHSPDNGRTLTARIPGARRHLVPGIGGAVLWTHAEPILRTLLDRTR; translated from the coding sequence ATGAGCAGCCACGTCACCGGCCCCGTCCGCCTCGGGCGGACGACGCTGCCCGGCGGACGGCTGCTCGGCTGGGCGGAGTGGGGCCCCGCGCACGGGACCCCGGTGCTGTTCTGCCCCGGCGCGGCCACCACCCGTTCGCTCGGGTTCGGCCCGGCGGCGGTGGACGCGCTCGGGGTGCGGCTGATCGCGGTGGACCGGCCCGGTCTCGGCGCCTCCACTCCGCTGCCCGGCCGGACTTTCGCCGACTTCGCCGGCGACCTGAGCCGGTTCGCCGAGCTGCGCGGGCTGGGCCGGCCCGCCATGGTCGGCAACTCCCAGGGCGCCCCGTTCGCGCTGGCCTGCGCGGCGGAAGGGGTTTGCTCCGCGCTGGCCGTGGTATCCGGGAGCGACGAGATCGCCGCTCCCGGGTTCGCGGACGCGCTGCCGGCGGAACTGCGGGAACTGGTCGGCCGGTCCGTCTCGGATCCGGCCGGCGCGCAAGCGGTCTTCGCCGGTTTCGACGCGGAAGCGTTGTGGCGCTTGGTCATCGACGGCAGTGGCGACGCCGATCTCGCGGTGTACCGCGAACCGCGTTTTGAAACCGCGTACCGCCGCGCGATGGCGGAAGCCTTCGCGCAGGGGTCGGACGGCTACGCGCGGGACACCGTGCTCGCGATGGGCCGATGGCCCTTCGACCCGGCGGAGATCACCGTCGGCGTTGACCTCTGGTACGGCGAGCAGGACACCGGTCACTCGCCCGACAATGGCAGGACGCTCACCGCCAGGATCCCCGGCGCCCGGCGCCATCTGGTGCCCGGGATCGGCGGGGCCGTGCTGTGGACCCACGCCGAACCGATCCTCCGGACCCTGCTGGACCGGACACGCTGA
- a CDS encoding aminoglycoside phosphotransferase family protein, producing the protein MHPGTHPIDDDLVRRLIAAQFPRWAGLGVQRWPSGGTVNAMYRLGGDMVVRLPLVRSGAEDVAMEQNWLPRLASRLRTAIPEVLGAGRPAEGYPWPWSVYRWLAGEHPRAGALREPLSLAEDLAGFVAAMRGITLPGAPRAHRGGPIVLLDSSTRAAIEQLRGIPEEDVDCDAVAAAWESALRAPGWDGPPVWLHADLMPGNLLIDGGRLSSVIDFGCLGVGDPACDLFPAWNLLPAGAREVFREALGVDDATWARGRGRALSQALIALPYYRRTNPAMADNARHVIRTVLDEG; encoded by the coding sequence ATGCATCCCGGTACGCACCCCATCGACGACGACCTCGTGCGGCGGCTGATCGCGGCGCAGTTCCCGCGGTGGGCCGGGCTGGGGGTGCAGCGGTGGCCGTCCGGCGGCACGGTCAACGCCATGTACCGGCTGGGCGGCGACATGGTCGTCAGGCTGCCGCTGGTGCGGAGCGGTGCCGAGGACGTGGCGATGGAACAGAATTGGCTGCCCCGACTCGCGTCCCGGCTGCGCACGGCCATCCCCGAGGTGCTCGGGGCCGGGCGGCCCGCCGAGGGCTATCCGTGGCCGTGGTCGGTGTACCGGTGGCTGGCGGGGGAGCATCCACGGGCGGGTGCGTTGCGCGAGCCCTTGTCGCTGGCCGAGGACCTGGCCGGGTTCGTGGCGGCGATGCGGGGCATCACCCTGCCGGGCGCGCCGAGGGCGCACCGCGGCGGGCCGATCGTCCTGCTGGACTCGTCGACCCGGGCGGCGATCGAGCAACTGCGCGGGATCCCGGAGGAGGACGTCGACTGCGATGCCGTGGCCGCCGCGTGGGAGAGCGCGCTGCGGGCCCCGGGCTGGGACGGGCCGCCGGTGTGGCTGCATGCCGATCTGATGCCGGGCAATCTGCTGATCGACGGCGGCAGGCTTTCCTCGGTGATCGACTTCGGGTGCCTTGGCGTGGGTGATCCGGCCTGCGATCTGTTCCCGGCGTGGAATCTGCTGCCTGCCGGCGCGAGGGAAGTCTTCCGAGAGGCGCTGGGCGTGGACGACGCGACCTGGGCCCGCGGCCGGGGGCGGGCGCTTTCGCAGGCGCTGATCGCGTTGCCGTACTACCGGAGGACGAACCCGGCGATGGCGGACAACGCTCGTCACGTGATCCGGACGGTGCTGGACGAAGGTTGA
- a CDS encoding ABC transporter permease: MRTRQDWPAVAWREFAASARSGAVGTLLALAVLAGLPVMLRLAGLVTERPGDRWAAGVAAGVLSYGSLMAGGKAVAQALVDGALGERVGTTFAGLVLGVGAAGALRLAVLATAGAVAGLATGTLAVPVAEAAVAVCGLVGWYLLGFGLCSAVLAGVGTRVRRPAELAPAVAPVLLVVVAAGAAGVSVLPSDPQGPLAQGLSLLPVCAPVLMPMRLAIGAVPAWQLLLAAGLLLLSVAVALRPLRRARAQFGMSMP, encoded by the coding sequence ATGCGGACACGACAGGACTGGCCGGCGGTGGCGTGGCGGGAGTTCGCGGCGAGTGCCAGAAGCGGTGCTGTCGGCACCCTGCTGGCGCTGGCCGTGCTGGCCGGGCTGCCCGTGATGCTGAGACTTGCCGGGCTGGTGACCGAGCGCCCGGGTGACCGGTGGGCGGCCGGGGTGGCGGCCGGGGTGCTGAGCTACGGCTCGCTGATGGCCGGCGGCAAGGCGGTGGCCCAGGCACTGGTGGACGGGGCACTGGGAGAGCGGGTCGGAACTACGTTCGCCGGGTTGGTGCTCGGCGTCGGCGCGGCGGGCGCGCTGCGGCTGGCGGTGCTCGCCACGGCCGGGGCGGTGGCCGGGCTGGCCACCGGGACGCTGGCGGTGCCGGTGGCCGAGGCGGCGGTCGCCGTGTGCGGGCTGGTCGGCTGGTACCTGCTCGGTTTCGGGCTCTGCTCGGCGGTGCTGGCCGGGGTGGGCACGCGGGTGCGGCGGCCGGCGGAGCTGGCCCCGGCGGTGGCCCCGGTGCTGCTGGTGGTGGTCGCCGCCGGCGCGGCCGGGGTCTCGGTGCTGCCCTCGGACCCGCAGGGCCCGCTGGCGCAAGGGCTTTCGTTGCTGCCGGTGTGCGCGCCGGTGCTGATGCCGATGCGGCTGGCCATCGGCGCGGTGCCGGCCTGGCAGCTGCTGCTCGCCGCCGGGCTGCTCCTGCTGTCGGTCGCGGTGGCGCTGCGGCCGCTGCGCCGGGCCCGTGCTCAGTTCGGGATGTCGATGCCGTGA
- a CDS encoding SPFH domain-containing protein → MSRGTSAGAAVDMPAPQTRERPVRAANGFAMFGVAVVLVLAGAALLITGLVITGSGALEITLVVVGALVALTGLVTFGGLTPVAPGEARVVQLLGRYVGTLRTDGLRWVNPFTDRRRVSTRIRNHETDVAKVNDADGNPIEIATVVVWQVRDTAQAMFEVDDFVEFVAIQTETAVRHIANSYPYDTHGEPQLSLRDNADEITEKLSTEIGARVASAGVEVIESRITHLAYAPEIAQAMLRRQQAGAVVAARQRIVEGAVGMVEMALDRLAAHEVVELDEERKAAMVSNLLVVLVGDRDTQPVVNTGSLYQ, encoded by the coding sequence ATGAGCAGGGGAACTTCGGCCGGTGCGGCCGTGGACATGCCGGCACCGCAGACCAGGGAACGGCCGGTGCGCGCGGCGAACGGGTTCGCGATGTTCGGCGTGGCGGTGGTGCTGGTGCTGGCCGGGGCCGCGCTGCTGATCACCGGCCTGGTGATCACCGGCTCCGGTGCGCTCGAGATAACGCTGGTCGTGGTGGGCGCGCTGGTGGCGCTGACCGGGCTGGTCACCTTCGGCGGTCTCACCCCGGTCGCCCCCGGTGAGGCCAGGGTGGTGCAGTTGCTCGGCCGCTACGTCGGCACGCTGCGCACCGACGGCCTGCGCTGGGTCAACCCGTTCACCGACCGCCGCCGGGTGTCCACCCGGATCCGCAACCACGAGACCGACGTGGCCAAGGTGAACGACGCGGACGGCAACCCGATCGAGATCGCCACCGTGGTCGTCTGGCAGGTGCGCGACACCGCGCAGGCGATGTTCGAGGTGGACGACTTCGTCGAGTTCGTCGCGATCCAGACCGAGACCGCGGTACGGCACATCGCCAACAGCTACCCGTACGACACCCACGGCGAACCGCAGCTTTCCTTGCGGGACAACGCGGACGAGATCACCGAGAAGCTGTCCACGGAGATCGGCGCCAGGGTCGCCTCGGCCGGGGTGGAAGTCATCGAGTCCCGCATCACGCACCTGGCCTACGCCCCGGAGATCGCGCAGGCGATGCTGCGCCGCCAGCAGGCCGGCGCGGTGGTGGCGGCGAGGCAGCGGATCGTGGAAGGTGCGGTCGGGATGGTGGAGATGGCGCTGGACCGGCTCGCTGCGCACGAGGTGGTGGAGCTGGACGAGGAGCGGAAGGCCGCGATGGTCAGCAACCTGCTGGTCGTGCTCGTCGGCGACCGCGACACCCAGCCGGTGGTGAACACCGGCTCGCTGTACCAGTAA
- a CDS encoding NADP-dependent oxidoreductase, which produces MTNEPSTVARTVRPTAYGTPEVLEIAQTPVPHPAADGVVVQVRAAGVNPIDWKLYSGAFHAVADKNKDSAGVAGTLPRLGLECAGVVTAIGAEVTGVQVGEEVIVYPVTGAYADYVTAPVTSLIPKPADLGWHEAGSLMLAGTTATHALHTTGVGQGDTVLIHGGSGGVGLMAVQLASILDATVIATAAERNHELLRGLSAIPVSYGRGLLDRVRAAAPGGVTASIDCAGSDEALETSLELVADRQRIASITGTDRRVTAGIKIIGNGPGQDAGTEIRHAARAGLAARAGAGELRVLIDTSYPLPEAALAHQAGITGHAPGKLVLIP; this is translated from the coding sequence ATGACGAACGAACCCAGCACTGTGGCGAGAACCGTGCGACCGACGGCCTATGGCACACCGGAAGTCCTCGAGATCGCCCAGACGCCAGTACCGCACCCGGCGGCCGACGGTGTCGTCGTGCAAGTGCGGGCGGCCGGGGTCAACCCGATCGACTGGAAGCTCTACAGCGGCGCCTTCCACGCCGTTGCCGACAAGAACAAGGACTCCGCCGGAGTCGCCGGCACTCTGCCGCGACTCGGTTTGGAGTGTGCCGGAGTCGTCACGGCGATCGGTGCGGAGGTGACCGGGGTCCAGGTCGGCGAGGAGGTGATCGTCTACCCGGTCACCGGCGCCTACGCCGATTACGTCACCGCGCCCGTCACGTCGCTGATCCCCAAGCCGGCCGATCTGGGCTGGCACGAGGCCGGGTCGTTGATGCTCGCCGGCACCACGGCGACGCACGCCCTGCACACCACCGGTGTGGGCCAGGGCGACACCGTGCTCATCCACGGTGGATCCGGCGGGGTGGGGCTGATGGCGGTGCAGCTGGCCTCCATCCTCGACGCGACCGTGATCGCCACGGCCGCGGAACGCAATCACGAACTGCTCCGCGGCCTCAGCGCAATTCCGGTGAGCTACGGCCGCGGGTTGCTCGACCGCGTGCGGGCCGCCGCACCCGGCGGCGTCACCGCCTCGATTGACTGCGCCGGCAGCGACGAAGCACTCGAAACATCACTGGAACTGGTGGCCGACCGGCAGCGCATCGCCTCGATCACCGGCACCGACCGCCGCGTCACCGCCGGGATCAAGATCATCGGCAACGGACCGGGCCAGGACGCGGGTACCGAAATCCGGCACGCCGCCCGCGCTGGTCTCGCGGCCCGCGCGGGCGCGGGCGAACTGCGCGTCCTGATCGACACCAGCTACCCCCTGCCGGAGGCGGCGCTGGCGCACCAGGCCGGGATCACCGGGCACGCCCCCGGCAAGCTCGTGCTGATCCCCTGA
- a CDS encoding MFS transporter: MSTSTASAGSPATGRRGLGWSLALLAMAQLTFSLDLNIVFVALPEIGAELGFSDQTLQWVVGAYAVFAGGFLLLGGRAADLLGRRRMFVLALALYAVASLAGGLAGSPAVIIAARAVQGVGGALLLPATLSLVNTLFEEGPRRNRALAVWGGAGASGLTVGALLGGVLTEAFGWPAVFFVNVPLAGLIAVAALLVMPRDLAEPGRRRFDLPGALTATGGATLLVFVLVQGPETGWSSPGILIAAVLSVLLLAAFALLETRSADPLLPPRLLRNRSLLAGVTVTFVYMGTFGALPYFLTVFFQRVHGFSALQTGLAFLVPSVAIALGTQLGERMTTRLGARNTLLTGFGLGVLGTVALALGFAGGSGYLVTVPGLVVSGVGQGIAWTAMWIATATGVADREQGVASGMASTTLNLGNAIGLAVLIAIANSGTSITGGSFTAVLLAAASMLAGALVSLALPRRPAVAPARR, translated from the coding sequence ATGTCCACTTCCACCGCATCGGCGGGTTCGCCCGCCACCGGTCGCCGCGGGCTGGGCTGGAGCCTGGCCCTGCTGGCCATGGCGCAGCTGACCTTCTCGCTCGACCTCAACATCGTGTTCGTCGCGCTCCCGGAGATCGGCGCCGAGCTCGGGTTCTCCGACCAGACGCTGCAATGGGTGGTGGGGGCCTACGCGGTGTTCGCCGGCGGGTTCCTGCTGCTCGGCGGCCGGGCCGCGGACCTGCTGGGCCGTCGCCGGATGTTCGTGCTCGCGCTGGCGCTCTACGCCGTCGCCTCACTGGCCGGTGGGCTGGCCGGCAGCCCGGCGGTGATCATCGCCGCGCGGGCCGTGCAGGGTGTCGGTGGCGCACTGCTGCTCCCTGCCACCCTCTCGCTGGTCAACACCCTGTTCGAGGAGGGGCCGCGGCGGAACCGGGCGCTCGCCGTCTGGGGCGGGGCCGGTGCCAGCGGGCTCACCGTGGGCGCCCTGCTCGGCGGGGTGCTGACCGAAGCCTTCGGCTGGCCGGCCGTGTTCTTCGTGAACGTCCCGCTGGCCGGGCTGATCGCCGTGGCCGCGCTGCTGGTGATGCCGAGGGACCTGGCCGAACCCGGGCGGCGCCGGTTCGACCTGCCGGGGGCGCTGACCGCGACCGGCGGCGCGACTCTGCTGGTCTTCGTGCTGGTGCAGGGGCCCGAAACCGGCTGGTCCTCGCCGGGCATCCTGATCGCCGCCGTGCTCTCCGTGCTGCTGCTGGCGGCGTTCGCGCTACTCGAAACCCGGAGCGCGGACCCGCTGCTGCCGCCGCGCCTGCTGCGGAACCGGAGCCTGCTCGCCGGGGTCACCGTCACCTTCGTCTACATGGGAACCTTCGGTGCGCTGCCGTACTTCCTCACCGTGTTCTTCCAGCGGGTGCACGGGTTCAGCGCGCTGCAGACCGGGCTCGCCTTCCTCGTCCCGTCGGTGGCGATCGCGCTCGGCACCCAGCTCGGCGAGCGGATGACGACCCGGCTCGGCGCCCGGAACACGCTGCTGACCGGGTTCGGGCTCGGCGTGCTCGGCACCGTCGCGCTGGCGCTCGGATTTGCCGGCGGCAGCGGCTATCTCGTCACCGTGCCCGGCCTGGTCGTCTCCGGGGTCGGCCAGGGCATCGCCTGGACGGCCATGTGGATCGCCACCGCGACCGGGGTCGCCGACCGCGAACAGGGTGTCGCTTCGGGAATGGCGTCGACCACGCTGAACCTCGGCAACGCGATCGGCCTCGCCGTGCTGATCGCGATCGCCAACTCGGGCACCTCGATCACCGGCGGGAGCTTCACCGCGGTACTGCTGGCCGCGGCCAGCATGCTGGCCGGTGCACTGGTCAGTCTCGCCCTGCCGCGGCGACCGGCCGTGGCCCCGGCGCGGCGGTGA
- a CDS encoding ArsR/SmtB family transcription factor, with protein MIAQHPAREQILLENVLTALGNPMRLKVVRALAADGERACGTLLDGISKSTLTHHWRVLRDSGVIWQRPSGRENLLSLRREDLDARFPGLLDALLNAMEEDAS; from the coding sequence ATGATCGCCCAGCACCCCGCCCGCGAGCAGATCCTGCTGGAGAACGTGCTGACCGCACTCGGAAACCCGATGCGGCTCAAGGTCGTCCGCGCGCTCGCCGCCGACGGCGAACGCGCCTGCGGCACGCTGCTGGACGGGATCTCGAAGTCGACCCTCACCCACCACTGGCGGGTCCTCCGGGACAGCGGGGTCATCTGGCAGCGCCCCTCCGGCAGGGAGAACCTGCTCTCCCTGCGTCGCGAAGATCTGGACGCCCGGTTCCCCGGGCTGCTCGACGCCCTGCTCAATGCGATGGAAGAGGACGCATCTTGA
- a CDS encoding NADPH-dependent FMN reductase codes for MPEEHRARLAVAVIIGSTRDGRVGGGIGHWVAVTAGRREDMAVEVVDLLDFEFPSRHPDEVTPEVAKFTAAIDRAEAFVVVTPEYNRSFPASLKQAIDYGYDEWHAKPVGFVSYGCRSGGLYAVEQLRVVCTELHMVTMRNGVSLDLFDDGVDDCGLPLDDGPTRAAETMLDQLAWWGRALRDARAAEPYVA; via the coding sequence ATGCCGGAGGAACACAGGGCACGGCTGGCCGTCGCGGTGATCATCGGCAGCACCAGGGACGGCAGGGTGGGCGGCGGGATCGGCCACTGGGTCGCCGTCACGGCTGGCCGGCGCGAGGACATGGCGGTGGAGGTGGTGGACCTGCTCGACTTCGAGTTCCCTAGCCGCCACCCGGACGAGGTGACGCCGGAGGTGGCGAAGTTCACCGCCGCGATAGACCGCGCGGAGGCCTTCGTGGTGGTCACTCCCGAGTACAACCGCAGCTTCCCGGCGTCGCTGAAACAGGCCATCGACTACGGCTACGACGAATGGCACGCCAAGCCGGTCGGCTTCGTGTCCTACGGCTGCCGGTCCGGCGGCCTGTACGCGGTGGAGCAGCTGCGGGTGGTGTGCACCGAGCTGCACATGGTGACCATGCGCAACGGGGTGAGCCTCGACCTGTTCGACGACGGTGTCGACGACTGCGGCCTGCCACTGGACGACGGGCCGACGAGGGCCGCCGAGACCATGCTCGACCAGCTCGCCTGGTGGGGCCGGGCACTGCGCGACGCCAGAGCGGCCGAGCCGTACGTCGCCTGA
- a CDS encoding GOLPH3/VPS74 family protein yields the protein MSRPESLPAKVFLLSYDIRRQRLTGRGELGCVLRAAALAELLLHGQLVDDAGKPRATTAPSSEDPLLTAVWEQIAHGSPRSWRRWVGKDQRHAVGLVLDRLAADGTLRVEPRRVLGVFPGRKLTLRQHVFAKRLGEQVTGAVKGAQAASRVDRDIGVLAALAAAGRLRLVLNTIERRRCKARITELGKPAKPVVTALRKTIDAKHAAAAAG from the coding sequence ATGAGCCGACCTGAGTCCCTGCCCGCGAAGGTCTTCCTGCTCTCCTACGACATCCGGCGGCAGCGGCTGACCGGCCGCGGCGAGCTCGGCTGCGTGCTCCGCGCGGCCGCGCTCGCCGAGCTGCTGCTGCACGGGCAGCTGGTGGACGACGCGGGCAAGCCGCGCGCCACCACCGCGCCGTCGAGCGAGGACCCGCTGTTGACCGCGGTGTGGGAGCAGATCGCGCACGGCTCACCGCGGTCCTGGCGGCGCTGGGTGGGCAAGGACCAGCGCCACGCCGTCGGCCTGGTGCTCGACCGGCTGGCGGCGGACGGCACGCTCAGGGTCGAGCCGCGCCGGGTGCTCGGCGTCTTCCCCGGCCGGAAGCTCACCTTGCGCCAGCACGTCTTCGCGAAACGGCTTGGCGAGCAGGTGACCGGTGCGGTCAAGGGCGCACAGGCGGCTTCCCGCGTCGACCGGGACATCGGCGTCCTGGCCGCGCTCGCCGCCGCGGGCCGGCTTCGCCTGGTGCTCAACACCATCGAGCGGCGGCGCTGCAAGGCCAGGATCACCGAGCTCGGCAAACCGGCCAAGCCGGTCGTCACCGCGCTTCGCAAGACCATCGACGCCAAGCACGCCGCCGCGGCAGCCGGCTGA
- a CDS encoding iron-siderophore ABC transporter substrate-binding protein, which translates to MARFPSPSIPRGRARIAAVIASLLFAGMLTACGATNEPGAPAGGNSGVTEPSAFPVTIGHKYGSTTLERAPQRVVTVGLTEQDSLLALGVVPVGVTEFVGEYPGTVGPWAKDKLGGAPLPTVLKSPEGPSFEQVAALRPDLIIGLYSALTQEQYDKLSQIAPVIAQPDEYADYGIPWQDTTRTVGKAVGRPAAADGLVQGVEAKIAQIRKDNPRFEGATALTATVYEGYFVYGSQDPRTRVLTSLGFKLPPGLDQIIGDTFGANISMERTDLLDRDALVWLVDDSAGNRATLANDRLYSGLKVAKEKREVFIENASDYGNATTFVTVLSVPYQLDRMVPQLAAAVDGNPAT; encoded by the coding sequence ATGGCCCGCTTCCCTTCCCCGTCCATCCCGCGTGGACGCGCTCGGATCGCGGCGGTCATCGCGTCCCTGCTGTTCGCCGGCATGCTCACCGCCTGCGGCGCCACGAACGAGCCCGGCGCACCGGCGGGCGGGAACTCGGGCGTCACCGAGCCCAGCGCCTTCCCGGTCACCATTGGCCACAAGTACGGCAGCACCACGCTCGAACGGGCACCGCAGCGGGTGGTCACCGTCGGCCTGACCGAACAGGACTCGCTGCTCGCACTGGGCGTCGTCCCGGTCGGGGTCACCGAGTTCGTCGGCGAATACCCCGGCACGGTGGGCCCGTGGGCCAAGGACAAGCTCGGCGGCGCCCCGCTGCCGACCGTGCTCAAGAGCCCGGAGGGCCCGTCGTTCGAACAGGTCGCCGCGCTCCGCCCGGACCTGATCATCGGCCTGTACTCGGCGCTCACCCAGGAGCAGTACGACAAGCTGTCGCAGATCGCCCCGGTCATCGCGCAGCCCGACGAGTACGCCGACTACGGCATTCCCTGGCAGGACACCACCAGGACGGTCGGCAAGGCGGTCGGCAGGCCGGCCGCGGCGGACGGGCTCGTGCAGGGCGTGGAGGCGAAGATCGCCCAGATCCGCAAGGACAACCCCCGGTTCGAAGGCGCGACCGCGCTGACCGCGACCGTCTACGAGGGCTACTTCGTCTACGGCAGCCAGGACCCGAGAACCCGTGTGCTGACATCGCTCGGCTTCAAGCTTCCGCCGGGTCTGGACCAGATCATCGGCGACACGTTCGGCGCGAACATCAGCATGGAGCGGACCGACCTGCTCGACCGCGACGCGCTCGTCTGGCTGGTGGACGATTCCGCGGGCAACCGGGCGACGCTGGCGAACGACCGCCTCTACTCCGGTCTGAAGGTGGCCAAGGAAAAGCGCGAGGTCTTCATCGAGAACGCCAGCGACTACGGGAACGCGACCACCTTCGTCACCGTGCTGAGCGTGCCCTACCAGCTCGACCGCATGGTCCCCCAACTCGCCGCCGCCGTCGACGGCAACCCCGCCACCTAA
- a CDS encoding maleate cis-trans isomerase family protein, protein MTELPAGPTPQTGVGVVASFDFDRDRELWRWAPEDISLFMARTGPAPMTGNLEMVRALNDPGVLAEPARTVTALGSEVVLFACTACSFVGGAARETLLRQALLDAGAPRAVTTSGAAVEALREVGARRVAVVHPYSPDVGALLGDFLTAAGLDVTSSKRLEVPLTAVREVDYATVAELVRAGDHADADAVFVSCTALPTYDLIAPLERQLGKPVVTANQAGIWAALRALGRPAIGPGQTLLAGRPA, encoded by the coding sequence TTGACGGAACTCCCGGCCGGGCCCACCCCGCAGACCGGTGTCGGCGTGGTCGCCTCCTTCGACTTCGACCGCGACCGCGAGCTCTGGCGCTGGGCTCCCGAAGACATCTCGCTGTTCATGGCCCGCACCGGTCCCGCGCCGATGACCGGCAACCTGGAGATGGTCCGCGCGCTCAACGACCCCGGCGTGCTCGCCGAGCCCGCCCGCACGGTGACCGCGCTCGGCTCGGAGGTCGTGCTTTTCGCCTGCACGGCGTGCAGCTTCGTCGGCGGCGCCGCCAGGGAAACCCTGCTGCGCCAAGCCTTGCTCGACGCCGGCGCGCCGCGCGCGGTGACCACCTCCGGTGCGGCCGTGGAAGCGCTGCGGGAGGTGGGCGCGCGCCGGGTCGCCGTCGTGCACCCGTACTCCCCGGACGTCGGCGCCCTGCTCGGCGACTTCCTCACGGCCGCGGGCCTGGACGTGACTTCCAGCAAGCGTCTGGAGGTTCCGCTCACCGCGGTGCGCGAGGTCGACTACGCCACCGTCGCCGAACTGGTCCGCGCCGGTGACCACGCCGACGCGGACGCGGTGTTCGTCAGCTGCACCGCGCTGCCGACGTACGACCTGATCGCACCGCTCGAGCGGCAGCTCGGCAAACCGGTGGTCACCGCCAACCAGGCCGGGATCTGGGCGGCACTGCGCGCACTCGGCCGCCCCGCGATCGGCCCTGGTCAGACCCTGCTGGCGGGCCGCCCGGCGTGA